Proteins from a single region of Haemorhous mexicanus isolate bHaeMex1 chromosome 4, bHaeMex1.pri, whole genome shotgun sequence:
- the TIFA gene encoding TRAF-interacting protein with FHA domain-containing protein A isoform X2, whose product MSSFEEAETEETVTCLHLTFYHPGQAEKMMFRCLNFCQRQQLRADDTAKFGRDSSLCHYSLVDTRVSRIQFSLQFYRKLHTSEYAFEIKNLSKKTKLTVNQTELGYLNKIDLPWRCIICFGDYQILAEIQEGEAMDYFETHLHLAEAPILQERCLPSLQPIPENGISPSFPLSQGKSPTEIDENELC is encoded by the coding sequence ATGAGCTCCTTCGAGGAGGCCGAAACAGAGGAGACAGTGACGTGCCTCCACCTGACCTTCTACCACCCTGGGCAGGCCGAGAAGATGATGTTCCGCTGCCTGAATTTCTGCCAGCGGCAGCAGCTGCGGGCGGACGACACGGCCAAGTTCGGCCGCGACTCCAGCCTGTGCCACTACAGCCTGGTGGACACGCGCGTCTCCCGCATCCAGTTCTCCCTGCAGTTCTACAGGAAGCTCCACACCTCCGAGTACGCCTTCGAGATCAAGAACCTGAGCAAGAAAACGAAGCTGACCGTCAACCAAACAGAGCTGGGTTACTTGAACAAAATCGACCTGCCCTGGAGGTGCATCATCTGCTTCGGGGACTACCAGATCCTGGCGGAGATTCAAGAAGGGGAGGCCATGGATTATTTTGAGACTCACTTGCACTTGGCTGAAGCACCCATCCTACAAGAAAGGtgcctgccatccctgcagcctaTACCCGAGAATGgcatttctccttcctttcctcttaGCCAAGGTAAAAGCCCCACAGAGATTGATGAGAACGAGCTGTGCTAG
- the TIFA gene encoding TRAF-interacting protein with FHA domain-containing protein A isoform X1, whose amino-acid sequence MPSLWEKVGTICSPSLLFSTTFCKTQFNSFFFPPMSGRRAHGTAALGIKVIPQELQGNLSTHKSLTCLLKIWKEPTSKKTTSYFRPRGALSASRLGTGPSRLLPPPAPAPPASALPAGSLRSYRESGAAAALGGRRSPAPASHSVPWVWHLPAPRAPLIMSSFEEAETEETVTCLHLTFYHPGQAEKMMFRCLNFCQRQQLRADDTAKFGRDSSLCHYSLVDTRVSRIQFSLQFYRKLHTSEYAFEIKNLSKKTKLTVNQTELGYLNKIDLPWRCIICFGDYQILAEIQEGEAMDYFETHLHLAEAPILQERCLPSLQPIPENGISPSFPLSQGKSPTEIDENELC is encoded by the exons ATGCCTTCACTCTGGGAGAAAGTTGGAACAATCTGCtctccttctctgcttttcagcaCAACCTTTTGCAAAACACagtttaattccttttttttccccccaatgtCAGGGAGAAGAGCCCATGGAACAGCCGCATTAGGAATAAAAGTTATTCCACAAGAGCTACAAGGGAACTTATCAACCCACAAGTCACTGACCTGTTTGCTGAAGATATGGAAAGAGCCCACAAGCAAAAAAACG ACGTCCTACTTCCGGCCCCGCGGTGCCCTCAGCGCTTCCCGCCTCGGCACGGGCCCGTCCCGGCTCCTCCCGCCTCCCGCTCCGGCTCCTCCCGCCTCAGCCCTTCCCGCCGGCTCCCTCAGGAGCTACCGGGAGTCAGGAGCCGCTGCAGCCCTCGGCGGCCGCCGGAGCCCCGCTCCTGCCAG CCACTCCGTGCCGTGGGTTTGGCATCTCCCGGCTCCAAGGGCTCCTCTCATCATGAGCTCCTTCGAGGAGGCCGAAACAGAGGAGACAGTGACGTGCCTCCACCTGACCTTCTACCACCCTGGGCAGGCCGAGAAGATGATGTTCCGCTGCCTGAATTTCTGCCAGCGGCAGCAGCTGCGGGCGGACGACACGGCCAAGTTCGGCCGCGACTCCAGCCTGTGCCACTACAGCCTGGTGGACACGCGCGTCTCCCGCATCCAGTTCTCCCTGCAGTTCTACAGGAAGCTCCACACCTCCGAGTACGCCTTCGAGATCAAGAACCTGAGCAAGAAAACGAAGCTGACCGTCAACCAAACAGAGCTGGGTTACTTGAACAAAATCGACCTGCCCTGGAGGTGCATCATCTGCTTCGGGGACTACCAGATCCTGGCGGAGATTCAAGAAGGGGAGGCCATGGATTATTTTGAGACTCACTTGCACTTGGCTGAAGCACCCATCCTACAAGAAAGGtgcctgccatccctgcagcctaTACCCGAGAATGgcatttctccttcctttcctcttaGCCAAGGTAAAAGCCCCACAGAGATTGATGAGAACGAGCTGTGCTAG